The sequence below is a genomic window from Calderihabitans maritimus.
CAGAAGCCGAGCAGGCCGCCCTGGCCCAACGGCTGGCCGAAATTGCCGCCGAACACGGCATTGAACTGTACAGTTGCTGCAATGATCACCTAGTCGGTGGGTGGGTGAAAAAAGCCCGGTGCGTGGACGCAGAACTCCTGGCCGCTTTGTTCGGACTTGAGGTAGGGCTATACCGGATCAAGCCCACCCGTAAACAGTGCGGATGCTACGAGAGTGTAGACATCGGTACGTACGATACCTGTCCCCACGGTTGTATCTACTGCTACGCAAACGCAGGTTCTAAAGCCGGCAAAAATTATCTTCACCATGGTCCAAATTCACCGGCGCTGATTAGCAGAGGGAATTCCTTAATGGACACCACCAGTGATTGAAAGGCGACAAAAAGAATTGATAAATAAGTGTGCAGAATTATGGGGTTTAAGATAGTTTCCCTGTTCTTCTTCCGGCCGGATTATGTTTATAGTGCCGGAAGGAATACGAGCTTGTTGTATCCAGAAATTGCTAGTATAATTAAATATGGGGAAAGGAGGAGCAGCTTCCCATGGAGCCTAGAAAAGATTCGGGCAAGTATTTTGAAAAAATGTATCCATTAACTTTTGTTAGTGACAATGTAAATGGGGATAAAAATTTATCTGAACGATATACTCGGGCATGGAAATTGGCCAGGAAGGCAGCAGACTTATTAAAAAAATCTTACGGTGCTTCAAAGGTGGTAGTTTTTGGCTCTTTGGTTCATGATGCGTGGTTCACTTCTTGGTCGGACATTGATTTAGCAGCCTGGGGTATCCCGGATGATCGTTTTTACAGTGCTGTAGCTGCTGTTACAGGAATGAGTGAAGAATTCAAAATCGATTTGATTGATGCGGAAACATGCGGGACATCTTTACGAAAAAGCATTGAGAAGGAAGGCGTTGAACTGTGAAGAAGAAATACCTTGCTCTGGCTGGTCGAATACGTGGAGAACTTTCTGAACTTGAAAAAGTCGTTGAACGTGTGCTAGAAGGTTGGAAGCGTGCTAAACAAACTGGGGACGACTTTTATCTAGATAGTGTCGCTTTAAACCTGCACAGTATTTACACCGGTCTGGAACGCGTTTTTGAGTTGATTGCAAACACTATAGATCAGAGCAGACCTGAGGGTCAAAACTGGCACCAGGAGTTATTGCGACAAATGACTGTAGAAATTCCGTTGGTTCGTCCCCAAGTAATCTCTGTAGAAACGCGGAACAACTTGGATGATTATCGAGGTTTCCGTCACGTTGTCAGAAACGTGTATACTTTTAACCTTAATTCTGGAAAAATTAAACATTTGGTCAATAATCTGCCAAAGGTATTTAGCCAGGTCAAAAATGAAATCAATGTGTTTATCCAGTTTATTGAAGCGAGAAAAGGAGAGAATAAGGAGATCTAGGCATGGTTCTGATTGTAAGGTCGAGTTTTTTTTATTGCAAGTTGGGGACGGTTCTGGACTTAGTCAAAAATGAACCCCACTGCGGTGGCAGTGGGGCGGGGTACAGTTTTAATGCAGGTAGTCATCCAGTTCGGACAGTTCATTGATATCAAAGATGTTATCTATCAACTGCTGTAGTACATAGGTATCTTGTTCTTTTATTCTGACCACATACTCCTTTGGCAGCTTACGGAACTTTTTAATCAAAAGTCTAATGGTAATGTCT
It includes:
- a CDS encoding nucleotidyltransferase family protein, whose translation is MEPRKDSGKYFEKMYPLTFVSDNVNGDKNLSERYTRAWKLARKAADLLKKSYGASKVVVFGSLVHDAWFTSWSDIDLAAWGIPDDRFYSAVAAVTGMSEEFKIDLIDAETCGTSLRKSIEKEGVEL
- a CDS encoding DUF4351 domain-containing protein — encoded protein: MLGIEESAGYQRIFEKGMKRGREEGREESLVDITIRLLIKKFRKLPKEYVVRIKEQDTYVLQQLIDNIFDINELSELDDYLH